The Macadamia integrifolia cultivar HAES 741 chromosome 3, SCU_Mint_v3, whole genome shotgun sequence genome segment CAAACTAATTATCGTCTTATTTTTACCTATTGCAGGACTATTCCGTGCAACCTCCAATTCAGGAGCTTGTAGTTCGAGATTTGCATGATAATACATGGACATTTCGTCACATATATCGTGGTAAGGATATTTGGGGGTATTCATTTATAGTAATTCTGGTGCTGCTTATTTGTGTAAGATGTTAACCGTGCTTCAGAAGGCAAAGTGCATAGCTTCCTTTGTCTTCCGTCACTACGCCAGAACTGTTTACCCGTCAATTCACGTTCCAAATTTGTggtcatttttttattcaaccttttGACGCTTTCTGCTTctgttatttttccttttaataatgTAGGGAAGCCGAAGCGACATCTTCTTACAACTGGTTGGAGTTTGTTTGTGGGTGCTAAAAGGCTTAGAGCAGGTGATGCTGTTCTATTTATAAGGTAAGTTGTTGGATGGTTTCTGCGAAAAAAACCAGTGTCTAGTTTCTGTATTCTATGGGATAGATGGATCCCGGCTTTGAAGTCGGAACTTTTATTGCAACACCTTTTGATGCTTTGGTGTGTATTCTGAGCACTTGATTTCATGGGTTGCTAGTCATCGTTTATAGCTTTTGCAGTTGAATTTTTATGTTTCTAGTTTCAAAAGAACCAAAATGCACAAACCAACTGTGATGGCTTGTTTCACTAGGCCATGTTTAGCATTTAGAAACGATTTCTTGCACCGCACAGTTGTGTTTGTTGTCTCTATGCATGTCACcgagtgttattttttatttattatttattcttgCATTTAACCCTTGTATTAGAGAAGAAATTGTATAGAAAATTTGCTCCTAAATTAGCCTATGAAtcttagaaacaaaataagcagaATAATGAGTAATAAATTTGCAAtctataaatatttatttatttttagttcaaAAGTATGAAATATTGAATATCATTACTTGTGAAATTTATTATGAATTACTAATGGTTTTTGGAATATGAAAAGATAGGTATTGACAAGGAGTTGTTAGAAGGTATATTTCAAGTAGATAATCTTTgactacaaaaaataaaaaaattcttatttaaAAAAGCAATGCACATTATGAGTGGTAGTTATGATATAATTTATAGTATATAGTGAAAATTACTGTGATATGCATGGTGGCCGAGGTATTTCTAGAGTGGAAGATTGGAATTTCTTGTTTTCCAACCCCCTTTCATGGCTGTCCTAACTTATATTTAGGTGCTGTAAAGCGGAAAGCTAAAACAAGATTCTTGGACTGACAAGAATACAGGAATTGAGACATTCAAGAGAATCTTGGGACTTGAAGCGAACTCAACTGACTAAGCTTTATGTAAATTCAGGACACTTTTTTTGGGATTGGTAAGCCCCGGGGAgggttgaactcatgacctcttaattgagTGGTGTTGATTcttgccaactcagctaccccTTGGTAGGTCAATCAACATATTTCTTGGCCTACCCATATGTGAtacatgagttttttttttgggggggggggttgtggggtGGAGGactatgagagaaaatgaagatcGTAAAACTGTTCACTTAGTATTGACATATAGCATTGCAATCCTTAATCTGCATCCATGACTTAGatttggaaaatgaaaaaattgtcCTTTCAGTGAATGTTCTATATTTGGAACTTGATGCACAGTTTGTTTGTGATTTTTCATGTCAGTAAGCCTCACTATTTTGACATGGATATATTTTGAGGATGTAATGATAAAAGCATACTTCTTGTTGAAAAAGGGATGAGAAGTCACAGTTATTGCTGGGTGTGAGGCGTGCAAACCATCAGCAAAGTGCAATGCCGTCATCAGTAATTTCAGCTGATAGCATGCACATTGGGGTCCTTGCAGCTGCAGCCCATGCTGCTGCTAATCGAAGCCCCTTCACTGTTTTCTACAACCCAAGGTATGCCCGATGTTTCTTCTTTCTGTATATACCTTATGATAGATCTGAGATCCTTATCAAAAGAAAACATTTATGCTCCTTGTATTCttggatcatattttttttttcatgttttgcaTAGGGCATGCCCTTCAGAGTTTGTGATTCCTTTGGTCAAGTACCAAAAAGCTGTATATGGTAGCCAGGTTTCAGTTGGTAGGAGATTTGGAATGATGTTTGAGACAGAAGATTCGGGTAAGCGCAGGTAAACTTCTTAGCCACCAATTTTAGAAGATTTCTATTGATTGTTAGTTTTTTTCCAAATGGGCTCGTATCAAATCATAAAACAGCTGCCAATTGCCTTCATATAGAAATGTTAATACGGTTCTGAGGGTGGTGCCGTCTCTTGTTTCCGGTCAATGTTGAGATTTTAATTCTTTGATGCTGGCTGCATACCTATTTCTTTTTATCCATTGTTACGTGAATTTaacattttctctcccttactCAGATACATGGGCACAGTTGTGGGTATCAGTGACTTGGACCCCTTGGGGTGGCCTGGTTCAAAATGGAGAAATCTTCAGGTAATTAAGGCTAGTTCTATTCTATTCAATTGAAGTTCAGGTTTGAGATCAGTAAATCGGAAAAAACATCTTGGGTTGTATTGGTTGCTTGACTGGTGCATTCTTGTCCTATGTTCAGGTCGAATGGGATGAAACTGGATGTGGAGAAATGCAGAACAGGGTTAGTCTGTGGGAGATAGAGACCCCTGaaagtcttttcatttttccatCGCTGACTTCTGGCCTCAAACGACCTTTACATCCTGGATATGTGGGTAAGTCCATCATTATATTCTGTTTGGGTGCTGATGGGATTCTAAGATAGCTGAGTTTCGGTGGCATCAGGGGCAGAGATGGAATGGGGAAATCTCATGAAAAAATCATTTGCACGGGTACCGGAAAATGTAACTGATAATCCATGTTCCACGACGGGTTCAGAACAGCTGATGAAGATGCTTCTCAGATCCCAAAGCATTAGTCCAGTTGGCTCCTTGTCCTCTTCCTTGACAGCTAGGGTGACTAAAGCAACTCCAGTACCTGGGGTAGAATTGCTGAAACAGACTTCAGTCCAACAGAAACCTCAACTTCATTCAGACAGCACTATGGTGCAAAATCAGAATCCTCGTCAGCAATGCCCCGATCTGCAATCCACCATAGATGCAAATTCGGCAATACAAGCATATATAAGTAAAAATGAGCAACCtgtaaataaatttgaaaagcAATTGCAAACCCAAACACATTTTGAGAAACTGGAAACAGAACCTATGGTTGCAACAGACCAGCTGAGCCAATTGTCTTCATTGGGGAACTGCTGTGAAGACAAAATGAGTGGGGGCTTCATGAATCCTCCAAATGTTGTAAATGGACCATTATTCTCGAATCAGGGGAGTTTGCAGTTGCACACAGGTCTATGCTTTGGTCAGCAGCAGGGGCCAAATACTGGCATCCCACTTCAAATCAATGCGCTGCAGTTGGATGCAGACAATCAGAGTGGCTTACTTCCCTACCCTAGTAACCTCTCAGCTCAGTACTTGGATGCTGATGATTGGATGTtgcaatcttgtaattttcagtCACTTGATGGGAATCCGAAATCAGGACCCTTAACAGGGTTTGATAAGCAAGATACTTCATTAGTCTACCCAGAAGTAGTTAACCCAAGCTTGGCTCCATTGAGTCGAGAGATGTGGAACCCTCAATTGAATTACCTAAGGTTTCTACCTCAAGAAGTTCAACTCACTCCATGTCAGCAACAAGATTTAACCGCCCTTCATAGTGTATCCAATTCGTGTGGATTAAGATATCCTTCTGAAGAAAGTAACAACCAGAGTGAAATATACAGTGGTCTTCATTTGGATGTAAGCAATGGTGAAAGCACTATGGTTGATCCTTCTTGTGTGACCAGCACAGTCTTGGAGGGGTTTGGTACCTTGAGTGATGCTGCTTTCCAGAATCCTTCTGACTGCTTGCTTGGTAACTTAGCTACAAGCCAAGATGTTCAGTCTCAGATAACCTCAGCAAGCTTGGCAGACTCTCAAGGCTTCTCTTTCCAAGAGTTCCCAGACAACTCAGGAGGAACATCTTCAAGCAATGTGGATTTTGACGAGAGTAATCTCTTGCAGAAAGGCTCATGGCAACAAGTATCTCAACCCCTGCGAACATATACAAAGGTACAAATTCAAACCATCTCTGGAGGACATTCATTGGGTGTGAGTACTTCAAGGGGAATATTTAGTCAGGTTTCACCATGTTGGG includes the following:
- the LOC122073584 gene encoding auxin response factor 5 codes for the protein MVSVNEKIKTVGLVNGPTTLLQEMKMLKEFQDQSGVRKNINSELWHACAGPLVSLPQVGSLVYYFPQGHSEQVAVSTQRTVSSHIPNYPNLQSQLLCQIQDVTLHADKDTDEIYAQLSLQPLDSEKDIFPFPDFGIKPSKHPTEFFCKTLTASDTSTHGGFSVPRRAAEKLFPPLDYSVQPPIQELVVRDLHDNTWTFRHIYRGKPKRHLLTTGWSLFVGAKRLRAGDAVLFIRDEKSQLLLGVRRANHQQSAMPSSVISADSMHIGVLAAAAHAAANRSPFTVFYNPRACPSEFVIPLVKYQKAVYGSQVSVGRRFGMMFETEDSGKRRYMGTVVGISDLDPLGWPGSKWRNLQVEWDETGCGEMQNRVSLWEIETPESLFIFPSLTSGLKRPLHPGYVGAEMEWGNLMKKSFARVPENVTDNPCSTTGSEQLMKMLLRSQSISPVGSLSSSLTARVTKATPVPGVELLKQTSVQQKPQLHSDSTMVQNQNPRQQCPDLQSTIDANSAIQAYISKNEQPVNKFEKQLQTQTHFEKLETEPMVATDQLSQLSSLGNCCEDKMSGGFMNPPNVVNGPLFSNQGSLQLHTGLCFGQQQGPNTGIPLQINALQLDADNQSGLLPYPSNLSAQYLDADDWMLQSCNFQSLDGNPKSGPLTGFDKQDTSLVYPEVVNPSLAPLSREMWNPQLNYLRFLPQEVQLTPCQQQDLTALHSVSNSCGLRYPSEESNNQSEIYSGLHLDVSNGESTMVDPSCVTSTVLEGFGTLSDAAFQNPSDCLLGNLATSQDVQSQITSASLADSQGFSFQEFPDNSGGTSSSNVDFDESNLLQKGSWQQVSQPLRTYTKVQKLGSVGRSIDVTRFNNYEELRNAIACMFGLEGLLDDPRGSGWKLVYVDYENDVLLVGDDPWEEFVTCVRCIRILSPSEVQQMSEEGMQIISNTLVEGTKDPISNAGYAWNGSA